One segment of Streptomyces sp. XD-27 DNA contains the following:
- a CDS encoding serine hydrolase, giving the protein MSRNGPLDADEIARRVRKSAEEHGFSGAVVVARAGEPVFADAFGWASRAWRIPNTVGTRFRVASVSKMFTAVAVLRLVEQGRVGPADRLAPLLGARGAWLPPEVTVSHALTMTSGIADWFDEGGDWAAEWAALTAAHPLYLLRDNADYLPLFAGKEPLFAPGERHRYNGAGYILLGLLLESLTGRPYADVIHDQVFARAAMADSGFVALDEVVPGVAEGHLPPEEAADGRRTGWRRNVYSATPAAAADGGATCTADDLVGFARALRSGRLLGADMTRRALTPQVLERAEKVRGYTWKYGYGVMFLLDDDGTVVRWGHTGEEDGVSARLYHYPRLDADVAILGNVSGCAGALGWDLHDALTG; this is encoded by the coding sequence ATGTCCCGTAACGGACCGCTCGACGCGGACGAGATCGCGCGTCGCGTCCGGAAGTCGGCCGAGGAGCACGGCTTCTCCGGGGCGGTGGTGGTCGCCCGGGCCGGGGAGCCGGTCTTCGCCGACGCGTTCGGCTGGGCCAGCCGGGCCTGGCGGATCCCCAACACGGTCGGAACGCGCTTCCGGGTGGCCTCCGTATCGAAGATGTTCACCGCCGTCGCCGTGCTGCGGCTGGTCGAGCAGGGCCGGGTCGGGCCGGCGGACCGGCTGGCGCCGCTGCTCGGGGCGCGCGGGGCCTGGCTGCCGCCGGAGGTGACGGTAAGTCATGCGCTGACGATGACGTCGGGCATCGCCGACTGGTTCGACGAGGGCGGCGACTGGGCGGCCGAGTGGGCCGCGCTGACCGCCGCCCATCCGCTGTATCTGCTGCGCGACAACGCCGACTACCTGCCGCTGTTCGCCGGCAAGGAGCCGCTGTTCGCGCCCGGCGAGCGCCACCGGTACAACGGTGCGGGGTACATCCTCCTCGGTCTGCTGCTGGAGTCCCTCACCGGCAGGCCGTACGCCGATGTGATCCATGACCAGGTCTTCGCCAGGGCGGCCATGGCGGACTCCGGCTTCGTGGCGCTGGACGAGGTCGTGCCGGGCGTCGCCGAGGGCCATCTGCCGCCGGAGGAGGCGGCGGACGGGCGGCGTACCGGCTGGCGCCGCAACGTCTACTCCGCCACCCCCGCGGCGGCCGCCGACGGCGGTGCCACCTGCACCGCCGACGATCTCGTCGGCTTCGCCCGCGCCCTGCGCTCGGGTCGGCTGCTGGGCGCGGACATGACCCGGCGGGCGCTCACCCCCCAGGTGCTGGAGCGTGCGGAGAAGGTGCGCGGCTACACCTGGAAGTACGGGTACGGCGTGATGTTCCTCCTGGACGACGACGGCACCGTGGTGCGCTGGGGCCATACCGGGGAGGAGGACGGGGTGAGCGCCCGCCTCTACCACTACCCCCGGCTGGACGCCGATGTCGCCATCCTGGGGAACGTCAGCGGATGTGCCGGGGCGCTGGGCTGGGACCTGCACGACGCGCTGACCGGCTGA
- a CDS encoding cyclopropane-fatty-acyl-phospholipid synthase family protein: protein MTDSSPPPRSTRLAFHGPLSEARADRIVRRLTRTGPATVLDIGCGWAELTLRILDAAPGATGVGLDICADDLARGRRNATARGLADRMEFVEESAVGTTRGPADLVLCLGASHALSDAAPPRHTTAALGELRRLVAPGGRVLLGEGFWERTPTEAELSRMWPGAHAGEHLDLAGLADAAVAAGFRPEWIETAGQDEWDEFESAYQADTEEWLATHGDHPLAAETRERLDRHRTSRLAYRGVLGLAYLTLIPVD from the coding sequence ATGACCGACTCCTCACCACCCCCGCGCAGCACGCGCCTCGCCTTCCACGGGCCCCTCTCCGAGGCCCGCGCCGACCGCATCGTGCGGCGCCTCACCCGCACCGGCCCCGCCACCGTCCTCGACATCGGCTGCGGCTGGGCCGAGCTGACGCTCCGCATCCTCGACGCCGCCCCCGGGGCCACCGGCGTCGGCCTCGACATATGCGCCGACGACCTGGCCCGGGGCCGGCGCAACGCGACGGCCCGCGGACTCGCCGACCGGATGGAGTTCGTGGAGGAGTCCGCCGTCGGGACCACCCGCGGGCCCGCCGACCTCGTCCTGTGCCTCGGCGCCAGCCACGCCCTCAGCGACGCCGCACCGCCCCGGCACACCACCGCCGCGCTCGGCGAGCTCCGCCGCCTGGTCGCGCCCGGCGGCCGGGTCCTCCTCGGCGAGGGCTTCTGGGAGCGCACCCCCACCGAGGCCGAACTCTCCCGCATGTGGCCGGGCGCCCACGCCGGTGAGCACCTCGACCTCGCCGGTCTCGCCGACGCCGCCGTCGCGGCCGGATTCCGCCCCGAATGGATCGAGACGGCCGGTCAGGACGAATGGGACGAGTTCGAGTCGGCGTACCAGGCCGATACGGAGGAGTGGCTGGCCACGCACGGCGACCACCCGCTGGCCGCCGAGACCCGCGAACGCCTCGACCGCCACCGCACGAGCCGCCTCGCCTACCGCGGCGTGCTCGGACTCGCGTATCTGACCCTGATCCCGGTCGACTGA
- a CDS encoding NADP-dependent succinic semialdehyde dehydrogenase produces the protein MAIATVNPATGETLQTFEELGPEEIERRLAAADSAFRRFRGLGLGERAALLNRAAELLEADQEDVARKVTTEMGKPLAAARAEAAKCVKAMRWYAAHAAELLSEERPAEADVRDSGAAAARVVHRPLGPVLAVMPWNFPLWQVIRFAAPALMAGNVGLLKHASNVPRTALYLEELFLRAGYPAGCFQTLLVGAAAVEGILRDPRIAAATLTGSESAGRSVAAVAGDEVKKTVLELGGSDPYVVLPSADIEQAARTAVTARAQNNGQSCIAAKRFIAHRDVYDDFAARFTGGMAALTVGDPMAESTDIGPLSTEKGRADLEELVEDAVRHGARTLCGGRRPPGLERGWFYEPTVLAGVTPRMRIHREEAFGPVAALYRVDDLDEALALANGTSFGLSSNVWTRDEAEQERCVRDMEAGGVYFNGMTASHPAFPFGGVKRSGYGRELSGYGIREFCNTTTVWYGP, from the coding sequence ATGGCCATCGCGACGGTGAACCCGGCGACCGGCGAGACCCTGCAGACCTTCGAGGAGCTGGGACCCGAGGAGATCGAGCGGCGGCTGGCCGCCGCCGACTCCGCCTTCCGCCGCTTCCGCGGCCTCGGCCTCGGCGAGCGCGCCGCTCTGCTGAACCGCGCCGCCGAGCTGCTGGAGGCGGACCAGGAGGACGTCGCCCGCAAGGTGACGACCGAGATGGGCAAGCCGCTGGCCGCGGCCCGCGCCGAGGCCGCCAAGTGCGTCAAGGCGATGCGCTGGTACGCCGCGCACGCCGCGGAGCTGCTGTCCGAGGAGCGGCCGGCGGAGGCCGACGTACGGGACTCGGGCGCCGCCGCGGCCCGCGTCGTGCACCGTCCGCTCGGCCCGGTGCTGGCCGTGATGCCGTGGAACTTCCCGCTGTGGCAGGTGATCCGGTTCGCCGCGCCCGCGCTGATGGCGGGCAACGTCGGCCTGCTCAAGCACGCCTCGAACGTGCCGCGGACCGCGCTGTACCTGGAGGAGCTGTTCCTGCGGGCGGGCTACCCGGCGGGCTGCTTCCAGACGCTGCTGGTCGGCGCGGCGGCCGTCGAGGGCATCCTGCGCGATCCGCGGATCGCGGCGGCCACGCTCACCGGCAGCGAATCGGCGGGGCGGTCGGTGGCCGCCGTCGCCGGCGACGAGGTCAAGAAGACGGTGCTGGAGCTGGGCGGCAGCGACCCGTACGTGGTGCTGCCCTCGGCCGACATCGAGCAGGCGGCGCGCACGGCCGTCACGGCGCGGGCGCAGAACAACGGCCAGTCGTGCATCGCGGCCAAGCGCTTCATCGCGCACCGCGACGTGTACGACGACTTCGCGGCCCGCTTCACCGGGGGCATGGCGGCCCTGACGGTGGGCGACCCGATGGCGGAGTCCACCGACATCGGTCCGCTCTCCACCGAGAAGGGCCGCGCCGACCTGGAGGAACTGGTCGAGGACGCGGTGCGGCACGGAGCGCGGACCCTGTGCGGCGGGCGCCGTCCGCCGGGGCTCGAACGGGGCTGGTTCTACGAGCCGACGGTGCTGGCCGGGGTCACCCCCCGGATGCGGATCCACCGCGAGGAGGCGTTCGGGCCGGTCGCCGCACTGTACCGGGTGGACGACCTCGACGAGGCGCTCGCCCTGGCCAACGGCACCTCCTTCGGTCTCAGTTCGAATGTGTGGACCCGCGACGAGGCCGAGCAGGAGCGGTGCGTACGGGACATGGAGGCGGGCGGGGTCTACTTCAACGGCATGACGGCCTCGCACCCCGCGTTCCCGTTCGGCGGGGTCAAGCGGTCCGGCTACGGGCGGGAGCTGTCGGGCTACGGGATCCGCGAGTTCTGCAACACCACGACGGTCTGGTACGGCCCGTGA
- a CDS encoding universal stress protein has protein sequence MTGTIAVGLDGTDPSLAAADWAAAEASARGAALRLVHAWAWHPLDTPTDADTQGRRDWAREVLRTAEDRVRRGHPELSVSAEARSDEPVPALLAAAADADLLVLGSRGHGALAGFLLGSVSLQVLRQATGPVVVVRGGYEPGPGGPGEVVTGVRETGEEGAPVLEFAFTAAAARGAPLRAVRAWHLPGPFELGTQALRAADDAGGPEPLNRRLLADALRPWRERHPDVPVTEHVEIGGAPEVLLTASGRADLVVVGRRTSGRKGIGSVTHAVLHHAPCPVAVVPYP, from the coding sequence ATGACCGGCACCATCGCCGTCGGCCTGGACGGCACCGACCCCAGCCTCGCCGCCGCCGACTGGGCCGCCGCCGAGGCGTCCGCCCGGGGCGCGGCGCTGCGACTGGTGCACGCTTGGGCCTGGCATCCGTTGGACACCCCCACCGACGCCGACACCCAAGGCCGCCGCGACTGGGCGCGCGAGGTGCTGCGCACGGCCGAGGACCGGGTACGGCGCGGCCACCCAGAGCTGTCCGTGTCCGCCGAAGCGCGCTCCGACGAACCGGTGCCCGCCCTGCTCGCGGCGGCCGCCGACGCCGATCTGCTGGTCCTGGGATCCCGCGGGCACGGCGCGCTGGCCGGCTTCCTGCTGGGCTCGGTCAGCCTCCAGGTGCTGCGCCAGGCCACCGGCCCGGTCGTGGTGGTGCGCGGCGGGTACGAACCCGGCCCCGGCGGCCCGGGGGAGGTGGTGACCGGAGTGCGGGAGACCGGCGAGGAGGGCGCCCCGGTGCTGGAGTTCGCGTTCACGGCCGCCGCGGCGCGCGGCGCGCCCCTGCGGGCCGTACGCGCCTGGCATCTGCCCGGACCGTTCGAGCTGGGCACCCAAGCCTTGCGCGCCGCCGACGACGCCGGCGGCCCCGAGCCGCTCAACCGGCGCCTGCTGGCCGACGCGCTGCGCCCCTGGCGGGAGCGCCACCCCGACGTGCCGGTCACCGAGCACGTCGAGATCGGCGGCGCGCCCGAGGTGCTGCTGACGGCGAGCGGCCGGGCCGACCTGGTGGTCGTCGGACGCCGCACCTCCGGCCGCAAGGGGATCGGCTCCGTCACCCACGCGGTGCTCCACCACGCGCCGTGCCCGGTGGCCGTGGTGCCGTATCCGTGA
- a CDS encoding ABC transporter substrate-binding protein, with product MTRPALVPPAPPSRWRLWTVLGLVLAVAVAVGTVRLVDARRESARTCSEGVVKRGPGDECVGVTDGRFVFSEALREVSEKIRAENRRVAESGEDWVAVAYTEPMTRRGDTAGNDRGPDVVRQAVEGAYLAQMELNHQGGHGRTPQIKLLLANSGQGGEQWRPLVDQLIGMKGDGDHRLVAVAGFGQSLATTESAVRALRGAGVPMVGSTVAADRLATPRPTFFRVSSPNRDQASIAADYLKRRQRDPGYRIDVIKDIKDDDAYNESLDEDFERAAAAEKLRLETADGYPFVSGSSSAATALATIAETVCRPERRLDAVYFAGRGRELKLLVEALTAPAATAPSPCSPAPAPSACSTTRRSRAPGPSAATYWTAGAPPMGSRSSTPPTPTPTAPRRSTPAAPATPIRPSARRTTSPSAGTGNCSAARP from the coding sequence GTGACCCGCCCTGCGCTCGTACCGCCCGCCCCGCCGTCGCGGTGGCGCCTGTGGACCGTGCTCGGCCTGGTGCTGGCGGTCGCGGTGGCCGTGGGAACCGTCCGGCTGGTCGACGCCCGGCGGGAGTCGGCGCGCACCTGCTCCGAAGGCGTGGTCAAGCGCGGGCCCGGGGACGAGTGCGTCGGAGTCACCGACGGCCGCTTCGTCTTCAGCGAGGCCCTGCGCGAGGTCAGCGAGAAGATCCGGGCCGAGAACCGGCGGGTGGCCGAGTCCGGCGAGGACTGGGTGGCCGTCGCCTACACCGAGCCCATGACCCGGCGCGGGGACACCGCCGGCAACGACCGCGGACCGGACGTCGTCCGGCAGGCCGTCGAGGGCGCGTACCTGGCCCAGATGGAACTCAACCACCAGGGCGGCCACGGCCGCACCCCGCAGATCAAACTGCTGCTGGCCAACAGCGGGCAGGGCGGCGAGCAGTGGCGCCCGCTGGTGGACCAGCTGATCGGCATGAAGGGCGACGGCGACCACCGGCTGGTCGCGGTCGCCGGTTTCGGGCAGTCCCTGGCCACCACCGAGTCCGCGGTCCGGGCCCTGCGCGGCGCGGGCGTCCCCATGGTGGGCTCCACGGTCGCCGCCGACCGGCTGGCCACGCCGCGGCCCACGTTCTTCCGGGTCTCCTCACCCAACCGCGACCAGGCGTCCATCGCCGCCGACTACCTCAAGCGGCGGCAGCGCGACCCCGGCTACCGCATCGACGTCATCAAGGACATCAAGGACGACGACGCGTACAACGAGTCGCTCGACGAGGACTTCGAGCGCGCCGCGGCCGCCGAGAAGCTGCGGCTGGAGACGGCCGACGGCTATCCGTTCGTCTCCGGCAGCTCCTCGGCCGCCACCGCGCTCGCCACCATCGCCGAGACCGTCTGCCGCCCCGAACGCCGCCTGGACGCCGTCTATTTCGCCGGCCGCGGACGGGAACTGAAACTCCTCGTCGAGGCCCTCACCGCCCCGGCCGCGACTGCCCCATCACCGTGCTCTCCGGCTCCAGCGCCCTCGGCATGTTCTACGACCCGCCGGTCAAGGGCGCCGGGGCCGTCGGCGGCGACGTACTGGACCGCTGGCGCGCCGCCGATGGGGTCAAGGTCCTCTACACCGCCTACGCCCACCCCGACAGCACCCCGAAGATCTACCCCGGCCGCGCCGGCAACCCCTATCCGGCCTTCCGCAAGGCGTACGACCTCGCCTTCGGCGGGGACCGGGAACTGCTCAGCGGCCAGGCCATGA